Proteins from a single region of Camelus ferus isolate YT-003-E chromosome 23, BCGSAC_Cfer_1.0, whole genome shotgun sequence:
- the RGS2 gene encoding regulator of G-protein signaling 2, giving the protein MQSAMFLAVQHDCGSMDKSAGTSPKGEEKREKMKRTLLKDWKTRLSYFLQNSSSPGKPKTGKKSKQQTFIKPSPEEAQLWSEAFDELLASKYGLAAFRAFLKSEFCEENIEFWLACEDFKKTKSPQKLSSKARKIYTDFIEKEAPKEINIDFQTKTLIAQNIQEATSGCFTTAQKRVYSLMENNSYPRFLESEFYQDLCKQPQPTTEPHAT; this is encoded by the exons ATGCAAAGTGCAATGTTCCTGGCTGTCCAGCACGACTGCGGATCCATGGACAAGAGCGCAGGCACCAGCCCCAAGGGCGAGGAAAAGCGGGAAAAAATGAAGCGGACCCT attaaaagattgGAAGACCCGTTTGAGCTACTTCTTGCAAAAttcctcctctcctgggaagCCCAAAACTGGcaagaaaagcaaacagcaaaCCTTTATCAA GCCTTCTCCTGAGGAAGCACAGCTGTGGTCAGAAGCATTTGATGAGCTGCTAGCCAGTAAAT ATGGTCTTGCTGCATTCagagcttttttaaaatctgagttcTGTGAAGAAAATATTGAATTCTGGCTGGCGTGTGAAGATTTCAAAAAAACCAAGTCACCCCAAAAGCTGTCCTCGAAAGCACGGAAAATATATACTGACTTCATAGAAAAAGAAGCTCCGAAAGag atAAACATAGACTTTCAAACCAAAACTCTGATCGCCCAAAACATACAAGAGGCTACAAGTGGCTGCTTTACAACTGCCCAGAAAAGGGTATACAGCTTGATGGAGAACAACTCTTACCCTCGTTTCTTGGAGTCGGAATTCTACCAGGACTTGTGTAAACAGCCTCAGCCCACCACAGAGCCCCATGCTACATGA